One window of Biomphalaria glabrata chromosome 6, xgBioGlab47.1, whole genome shotgun sequence genomic DNA carries:
- the LOC106068583 gene encoding DEP domain-containing protein 7-like, with the protein MASGFYHTVAQSPQTGQFERSIPFRESKGPIGPFRATKIWNDLIEHFKSKVELKKRRYKMRQIENCFTGTDAVDVVLHFLLNDKDMFSTDLSREKAVKVCQMLMQRKVFQSATDRPDPEKPSVFEDSSSRLYHFIGEHAVDGDAVDGHEEDEEDVQNSTQASDILRFSGDSLEPDEEPDVPEFKKPFREIQNSKNSDVLQTPGKLNKVLESADVDDVWREVALTQLLTLVELTFLDGILSEDKRSRQQIQRDHLIISNLVARSWHLPLTPSALNTPSDPLLQTAVDCIEFLPKALNLLSEPVFRRRGIEAKLWAKDIIVKHFTSRSECLLPAKYLELHIAILNLVLAGNEENALSALQLYMILLPVAAREELYRLLKFMRSVAADTSIRLDPEESNEMVILGLLTNCIFQHKLLASNVVQKLVQFMMTNVDRMLTVPRQVRQKVAIRLYQMKTGKSMLDCEASFCNRVSAEEYKRQSKDCTELSLIELMNSVLDDTSISLKDKKHRLKQFQKSYPDLFERNFEGML; encoded by the exons GACCTTTTCGTGCCACTAAAATCTGGAATGACTTGATTGAGCATTTCAAGTCCAAAGTGGAACTGAAAAAAAGGAGATATAAGATGCGCCAAATAGAGAATTGTTTTACCGGGACAGATGCTGTTGATGTTGTCCTTCATTTCCTACTGAACGACAAGGACATGTTTTCCACAGATTTATCCAGGGAAAAAGCAGTTAAA gtttgccaGATGTTGATGCAAAGGAAAGTTTTTCAATCTGCCACAGACAGGCCAGATCCAGAGAAGCCTTCAGTATTTGAGGATAGCAGTAGCAGATTATATCACTTCATTGGTGAACATGCTGTGGATGGTGATGCTGTAGATGGCCATGAGGAAGACGAGGAAGATGTTCAGAATTCAACACAAGCTTCAGACATTTTGAG ATTTTCTGGTGACAGTCTTGAGCCTGATGAAGAACCTGATGTGCCCGAATTCAAAAAACCATTTAGAGAAATCCAAAATTCTAAAAACTCTGATGTCCTTCAAACCCCAGGGAAATTAAACAAAGTCTTAGAATCTGCAG ATGTGGATGATGTATGGAGAGAAGTGGCCTTGACACAACTGCTGACCCTGGTTGAATTGACCTTTCTGGATGGGATTCTGAGCGAGGACAAGCGATCTCGTCAACAAATACAGAGAGACCATCTGATTATCTCCAACCTCGTGGCTCGCAGTTGGCACCTGCCATTGACACCCAGTGCATTAAACACACCATCTGACCCTTTACTTCAGACTGCTGTTGACTGCATTGAATTTTTACCTAAAG CATTGAATTTATTGAGTGAACCAGTATTCAGACGTAGGGGCATTGAAGCCAAATTGTGGGCAAAAGATATTATTGTCAAACATTTCACCAGCCGGAGTGAATGTCTTCTTCCAGCAAAATATTTGGAGCTCCATATTGCCATTCTAAATTTAGTCTTGGCTGGGAATGAGGAGAATG CATTGAGTGCCTTACAGCTATACATGATCCTGTTGCCTGTAGCCGCTAGAGAAGAACTTTACAGACTGCTCAAGTTTATGAGATCTGTTGCTGCTGACACTTCCATTCGGCTTGACCCAGAG GAATCCAATGAGATGGTGATCCTTGGCCTTCTGACCAACTGTATATTCCAACACAAGCTGCTGGCTTCCAATGTTGTTCAGAAGCTGGTTCAGTTCATGATGACCAATGTGGACAGAATGTTGACTGTACCTAGACAAGTCAGACAGAAGGTGGCCATCAGACTCTACCAGATGAAGACAGGGAAGTCAATGTTGGACTGTG AAGCCAGTTTCTGCAATAGGGTTTCTGCTGAGGAATACAAGAGGCAGAGTAAAGATTGTACTGAATTGTCTCTAATTGAATTGATGAACTCAGTCCTTGATGATACCAGCATCTCCCTCAAAGACAAGAAACACAGACTTAAGCAGTTTCAGAAATCTTATCCTGATCTCTTTGAAAGAAACTTTGAAGGCATGCTGTGA